From a single Brassica napus cultivar Da-Ae chromosome C9, Da-Ae, whole genome shotgun sequence genomic region:
- the LOC106418478 gene encoding zinc finger A20 and AN1 domain-containing stress-associated protein 7 produces the protein MSSEQNNSTSFPPTEPKLCDNGCGFFGSPSNMNLCSKCYRSLRAEEDQTAVAKAAVEKSLKLPSCNLITAPEPKQPLETKPASLETVVIAGTSSVPPVATGQDEGEPSKPTRPNRCFSCNKKVGVMGFKCKCGSTFCGSHRYPEKHECSFDFKEVGRGAIAKANPVVKADKVQRI, from the coding sequence ATGAGCTCTGAGCAAAACAACAGCACAAGCTTCCCACCAACAGAGCCAAAGCTCTGCGACAACGGGTGCGGATTCTTCGGGTCACCCTCCAACATGAACCTCTGTTCCAAATGTTACCGAAGCCTACGTGCCGAGGAAGATCAAACCGCAGTTGCAAAAGCTGCGGTGGAGAAATCACTTAAGCTTCCATCTTGCAATCTCATCACCGCACCAGAGCCAAAACAGCCTCTGGAGACCAAACCAGCCTCGTTGGAAACCGTTGTGATTGCTGGGACGTCTTCTGTTCCTCCTGTAGCTACGGGACAGGACGAGGGAGAGCCTTCGAAACCCACACGGCCGAACAGGTGTTTCAGCTGTAACAAGAAGGTTGGAGTTATGGGGTTCAAGTGCAAGTGCGGTAGCACGTTTTGCGGGAGCCATAGGTACCCGGAGAAGCATGAGTGTAGCTTCgatttcaaagaggttggaCGCGGTGCAATCGCAAAGGCGAATCCTGTGGTCAAGGCGGATAAAGTCCAGAGGATTTGA